A window from Mesorhizobium sp. WSM2240 encodes these proteins:
- a CDS encoding ABC transporter ATP-binding protein — MNSALTIERLEVAYDHFRALKGVSLDVAAGESFGLVGESGSGKSTLLRAVAGLAPVTGGTITINGAKLGDRRDKAFYRQVQMVFQDPYGSLHPRQTVDRLLLEPLVIHGFKDIEPRIIRALDEVGLGSGFRFRYSHQLSGGQRQRVAIARALILEPSILLLDEPTSALDASVQAEVLNLLEQVRRDRRLTFVMVSHDLAVITHMCDRLMVMQDGEEVERLSAPDLSARRVTKDYTRNLLVASEGFRRTA, encoded by the coding sequence ATGAATTCGGCGCTGACCATCGAACGGCTCGAGGTCGCCTACGATCATTTCCGGGCGCTGAAAGGCGTTAGCCTCGATGTCGCTGCGGGCGAATCCTTCGGCCTTGTCGGCGAATCCGGCTCGGGAAAATCGACGCTTTTGCGCGCCGTCGCCGGCCTCGCGCCGGTAACCGGCGGCACGATCACCATCAATGGCGCAAAGCTCGGCGACCGGCGCGACAAGGCGTTTTACCGCCAGGTCCAGATGGTGTTTCAGGATCCCTACGGCTCGCTGCATCCGCGCCAGACCGTCGACCGGCTGCTGCTCGAACCGCTTGTCATCCACGGCTTCAAGGACATCGAGCCGCGCATCATCCGCGCCCTGGACGAAGTCGGCCTGGGTTCGGGCTTCCGCTTCCGCTATTCGCACCAGCTTTCCGGCGGGCAGCGCCAGCGCGTCGCGATCGCCCGCGCGCTGATCCTCGAACCGTCGATCCTGCTTCTCGACGAGCCGACTTCGGCGCTCGACGCCTCGGTGCAGGCGGAGGTGCTGAACCTCCTGGAACAGGTTCGCCGCGACCGCCGCCTGACCTTCGTGATGGTCAGCCACGACCTCGCCGTGATTACCCATATGTGCGACCGGCTGATGGTCATGCAGGACGGCGAGGAGGTCGAGCGTTTGTCTGCGCCCGATCTTTCGGCGCGCCGGGTTACCAAGGATTATACGCGCAACCTCCTGGTCGCCAGCGAGGGCTTTCGGCGCACCGCATAA